DNA sequence from the Coffea arabica cultivar ET-39 chromosome 11c, Coffea Arabica ET-39 HiFi, whole genome shotgun sequence genome:
tgtgaagttggcgacTTTTTCCTCccttatttttcttatcaaacttGCCTGACACCCCACCACTCCTGAGTCCATATATCTTGTATCAATATGTGTTCCTCCCATCCTTTTACTGGACAAAgcaaatttttgcattatttCCACCAGCTTTATGACCATGTCGACAATGAGATATCCAGAGGAAATTAACTTTTCTATTTACCTCAGATAAATAAGATCTAacaaatgttttgaaaatcggactGGACTGAACCGGCCAGTTCGATCGGTTAAACCGCGGATCGATCGGTTCGATCGATTGAATAGCGAACCGGTCATGCCTTTGGTCCAATTCAATTAAAAATCCAAAGAATTAATTGAACCGATCAAGAGTCGGTTGAACCAATAAAAACCGGGAGGTTCAATCGATTtttattaagtatttattttctaaaataaatatttagctttattcaaaatttttaatattaaaataaataaaaaattattaaacctttgAATCGAGGTCGAGTCGATTGAACCGGTTGAACTATGAATCGAAAGGTTTTCTGATTCATTCTTCGGTCCGGGATTAAAAACATTGGATCTAACTACTTCTACTAAGGAATAGAGAAAAGGATGCAACTTTACCAAGTTATTGCAATGTCCCAAACAATACAAACCAAGTAAAGGAAGGCTAACACGAAGACTGCTGCTACTACTAGACACGATGAGCAAGGTTAATAGGCTGTAAGGCGATAAACTTACCTGTCTGCAGCAAACACAGAGAAGTCCAAGTTCCCCAGCTCCTCAACCCTCCTTCATCACTTCATTCTTCCCCTTTCCTGCTAGTTAGCTGGTTTTCCCTTCACCCACCCGCAAAATTTGAAGTGTCCTACCCTTTTAGCTGCTTGTTCAGCTTCAGTATTACTCCTCCGATGTTTTGAGTCTGGTTTTGATCTCTGACATTCTGGTATCAATTTTCTACTCTGCACATTGTAGTAAATGGTGTTCTTGCACATTAAATGCAGAGATTGCTCCGAGTTAATGCTATGATTTTGGGTCTGTTGTCATTGgtttggaattttgaatttttggcaaattttggcGGAATGAACTCTCACCAAGGAGAGATGACCCCTtttccaagagagagaaaacctCTACCTacgagagaggaagttgtttttttttttttttttttttttccgttttaACAACCAATAACCAACTTGCCTATCTTTTGCTATCATCGGTGTTGCCTTTCACCCTAAAGTTTAGTTGATACAATTACCGCTACGCCCAAGTCCCAACTCGCTCTAATAACAAAAACGATTAGGGAGAGTTGGTAGTTTTGGTTTTGGCGGACATTTCCAAGCTGacagtttcttcttctttcttcttggctggCTGCCTCTGGTGCTGAAGCTTCAGCTCGCTCTGGTCTTTCTTTAACCTCCATAGTCCTAATCTACACAGGCAAGACAATTACTCCTCAATCTATGAACTAAGTATGGGTTTTACTCTTTATACTTTTTCCAATTCTTAAGCTTCCCACTGCAGAATATGATGATTGTCACCAAAACGATTAGATTCTGATTATTCTTGGCAATTATAGCCTTGATTTTGCTCTTCACATTTTCCATCACTGGTTCAGATTGTTAGTTTAAAGATTGAGATGGATATGTGGGTTGGGGTGGATCAGATACGTAGTCGTACTAAACTTTCCTATCCAGTGATAGAGCCCACGATTTTGTTTGGAGAAAAGGAGAGTTTTTTGCTGTCTAATCAGAAAATATGTTATAACAGAAGCTCGTTTTCTCAGAAGATTAGTTGTAGTTTAACAGAACAGGGATTGAAACCACGTCCAAAACTTCATAATCCTGTTCCTAAACCTATGAAAAATAAGCAGAGTTGGGGGAATGAACATGCTGAAGTGATGGTGGATGGAAGTTTCAGCTCTGGAATTTGTGGGAAGATAGAGAAATTGGTTTTGCAGGCGAAGTACCATGAAGCTCTTGAATTGTTTGAGATCTTAGAATGCAAATCCATTGAGGATAATCTACTGAATAGCAGTACTTATGATGCTGTAGTGCGCGCTTGTATTGGCTTGAAATCTGTTAGGGGAGTCAAAAGGGTGTTAAATTGTATGGTTAGCTGTGGGTTTAAGCCAGATCAGTACTTGAGCAACAGGTTGTTGCTGATGCATGTGAAATGTGGTATGATGGTAGATGCCCGGAAGTTATTCGATGACATGCCTGAAAGAAACCTGGTTTCATGGAATCTGATAATTGGGGGGCTTGTGGACTCTGGGGACTATATTGAGGCATTTCAGTTGTTCTTCATGATGTGGGAGGAGTTTCCTGATGCAGGGTCGCGCACATTTGCAATGATGATTCGAGCATCTGCTGGTTTGGAGTTAATCTCTCCAGGAAGACAATTACACTCTTTGGCTTTAAAGATGGATGCTACAGATGATATTTATGTGTCTTGTGCTTTGATTGACATGTATAGCAAATGTGGTAACATTGAAAATGCGAGGTATATTTTTGATGAAATGCCAGAGAAAACTACAGTAGGGTGGAACAGTATTATGGCAGGCTATGCATTACATGGTTATAGCGAGGAAGTTATGAACATGTATTATGAAATGCAAGGTTCGGGTGTAAAGATGGACCATTTCACATTTTCAATCATTATAAGAGCATGTACGAGGTTGGCTTCGCTAGAGCATGCCAAACAAGCTCATGCAGGCCTAGTTCGTCATGGTTTTGGGTTGGACATGGTTGCTAATACTGCACTTATGGACTTCTATAGCAAATGGGGCCGATTAGAGGATGCAAGAAATGTTTTTGAGAAAATGCCCCAAAAGAACGTTATTTCTTGGAATGCGCTGATAGCTGGATATGGTAATCATGGTCGAGGAATTGAGGCTGTTGAGCTATTTGAGCGAATGATTTCTGAAGGGTTTGTTCCTAATCATGTGACGTTTCTTGCTGTTTTATCTGCTTGTAGTTATTCAGGGTTATCAGACcatggctggaaaatatttGAGTCAATGAGTAAAGTTTACAAAATAAAGCCTCGAGCAATGCACTACGCGTGTATGATTGAGTTGCTAGGTCAAGAAGGACTTCTGGATGAAGCTTTTTCATTAATAAGAGATGCTCCATTTGAGCCAACCTTGAATATGTGGGCTGCCTTGCTTACTGCCTGTAGGGTCCATAAAAATCTTGTGCTTGGGAAATTTGCTGCTGAGAAACTTTATGGGATGGAGCCAGAAAAGCTGAGTAATTACATAGTTCTCTTGAATATCTACAATAACTCTGGAAAGTTGCAGGAAGCAGCTGGCGTTGTACAAACTTTGAAGAAAAAGGGTCTGAGAATGTTTCCTGCATGCACTTGGATAGACATCAAAAAGCAGCCCTATGTTTTCTTCTCTGGAGATAAGTGGCACCACCAAACCAATGAAATCTATGCAAAATTAGACAAAATGATGCAAGAGATCTCTGAACATGGCTATGTTCTCGAAAGCAAGTCGTTTCTTGCTGATGTGGACAATCATGAAGAAGAATTACGACTTCATCATAGTGAAAGGTTGGCAATTTCCTTTGGTCTAATCAACACAGTTGATTTGACACCATTGCATCTTGTCCAGAGCCATAGGATCTGTTGTGATTGTCATAATGCAATCAAATTGATGAGTTTGGTTACAAAACGAGAAATTGTCATCAGGGATGGCAGCAGATTTCATCGATTTAAAAGTGGGACTTGTTCCTGTGGTGATTACTGGTGATGTGATATGTGGATACAAAAACAGTTTAACCTTCTTGTCCTGAGCCGTTGGATCATCATGATGTAATTGATGAGTTTGGTTGCAAGGCAAGAAATTGTAGTGGAGGGATGCCAGAGATTTCGTAGATTAAAAAATGGGACTTTTTCCTGTGGTGTGATTACTGGTGATGCAAGAATTTTTCTACCTTCAACATTCTATGCTCCCcttttttgtcctcatttttctACACCTTCTGACAAAACAAAGTGTTGCTTCTTACAATATAAACTGTAAGTTAGAATTACAGTAATTTTTGTGCTTGTTTTTGGTTGTATGTTCCAGAGAATAATAATAAGAGAGAGTTTTGATTACAAAATCTTTCTTTGAGTCTGCTATTAGAATTTAGAGAAACATGGAACTTCAGAGCTTCTTTTATGCTCCTTAATGTGTAAATTATGAGTTtgcttcctttcctttcctttcctgtAAATTCTTTTCTGTTCTAACTAGTTGGgaagaaaggagaaagaaatcCTGAATTTGAACTATTCTATCTTTGACATGAGTTTTacgaaatttcaattttgattgcTTGAATTCATTTTATTCAATATTCCTCAGTTGGATGGTAGGCATAGTGCATCCTCAATTATTGGTAGAACTACTCTTCCTTTTCTATATTATATTAGGATCATGAATTGCTATTTTCCGATAATACTGAGAAGTTTCCAAGTGAGCTAATTTTAGATATATATGTTGTGTACAAAGAGTAAAGGCATGTTATTTGTGATGTATAGGCATTATACTTTAGAAGCAGTGGCGGAGAATGATA
Encoded proteins:
- the LOC113717095 gene encoding pentatricopeptide repeat-containing protein At5g50390, chloroplastic-like → MDMWVGVDQIRSRTKLSYPVIEPTILFGEKESFLLSNQKICYNRSSFSQKISCSLTEQGLKPRPKLHNPVPKPMKNKQSWGNEHAEVMVDGSFSSGICGKIEKLVLQAKYHEALELFEILECKSIEDNLLNSSTYDAVVRACIGLKSVRGVKRVLNCMVSCGFKPDQYLSNRLLLMHVKCGMMVDARKLFDDMPERNLVSWNLIIGGLVDSGDYIEAFQLFFMMWEEFPDAGSRTFAMMIRASAGLELISPGRQLHSLALKMDATDDIYVSCALIDMYSKCGNIENARYIFDEMPEKTTVGWNSIMAGYALHGYSEEVMNMYYEMQGSGVKMDHFTFSIIIRACTRLASLEHAKQAHAGLVRHGFGLDMVANTALMDFYSKWGRLEDARNVFEKMPQKNVISWNALIAGYGNHGRGIEAVELFERMISEGFVPNHVTFLAVLSACSYSGLSDHGWKIFESMSKVYKIKPRAMHYACMIELLGQEGLLDEAFSLIRDAPFEPTLNMWAALLTACRVHKNLVLGKFAAEKLYGMEPEKLSNYIVLLNIYNNSGKLQEAAGVVQTLKKKGLRMFPACTWIDIKKQPYVFFSGDKWHHQTNEIYAKLDKMMQEISEHGYVLESKSFLADVDNHEEELRLHHSERLAISFGLINTVDLTPLHLVQSHRICCDCHNAIKLMSLVTKREIVIRDGSRFHRFKSGTCSCGDYW